A single window of Malus sylvestris chromosome 5, drMalSylv7.2, whole genome shotgun sequence DNA harbors:
- the LOC126622705 gene encoding two-pore potassium channel 3-like, translating to MKVLHHLRFRLLTQSPSPSSTPQVFMDNQGRGNSADARGQPEWLFGIRFVALVFSFVLAQVVYYARDDERTKGIKGFIEGIYFTVVTITTIGYGDVVPNTGISMLLTVILVLIAIGAMSAVDTAIDWVISKAVLKMKLDKAPKYIQIVSATIMFLVLVIGVGVGGIFVFEHKEMNSNIWYFNAISLMTVGYGDFSFKSSGGQVFASFYLLIGPRLVARYIHFLNSSWRHWKIGPNLLEREYHTRTTLGVERTLTLARERRQELQLAGQDFHTQLRDTVTRIQQQQQELQIVLESLENIPQEYEGALDAEIASINNLIEILELQRFLLHF from the exons ATGAAG gttTTACACCATCTCCGGTTCCGTCTCCTGACTCAGTCTCCGTCTCCGTCTTCGACTCCTCAG GTTTTCATGGATAACCAAGGACGCGGTAATTCGGCCGATGCCAGAGGCCAACCGGAATGGTTGTTCGGAATCCGTTTCGTGGCACTAGTTTTTTCTTTCGTACTTGCGCAAGTCGTGTATTACGCACGGGACGATGAAAGAACAAAGGGAATCAAGGGCTTCATAGAAGGAATCTATTTCACGGTTGTTACCATAACAACCATAGGATACGGAGATGTTGTCCCAAACACTGGAATATCAATGTTGCTGACGGTCATTCTTGTATTGATTGCAATTGGGGCGATGTCTGCAGTGGACACGGCCATTGATTGGGTTATATCAAAGGCAGTTCTAAAGATGAAGCTTGACAAGGCACCTAAATATATCCAGATTGTTTCAGCAACCATCATGTTCCTTGTCTTAGTAATAGGCGTAGGAGTTGGAGGAATATTCGTGTTCGAGCATAAGGAGATGAATTCAAATATATGGTATTTCAATGCCATCTCACTGATGACAGTTGGGTATGGGGACTTCTCATTTAAGTCTTCCGGTGGGCaagtttttgcatcattttatcTGCTCATCGGACCTCGTCTCGTGGCCCGCTATATACATTTTTTGAATAGCTCTTGGCGCCATTGGAAGATCgg GCCAAATTTGTTGGAACGAGAATACCACACAAGGACAACCCTGGGAGTGGAGAGAACCCTTACATTGGCAAGAGAGCGAAGACAAGAACTGCAATTAGCCGGGCAAGACTTCCATACTCAATTGAGGGATACTGTTACTAGAAttcagcaacaacaacaagagCTACAAATTGTGCTTGAATCCTTGGAGAACATCCCCCAGGAATATGAAGGTGCCTTGGATGCTGAAATCGCATCAATTAACAACCTCATCGAAATTCTTGAG CTTCAGAGATTTCTACTGCATTTTTAG
- the LOC126622706 gene encoding LOW QUALITY PROTEIN: AUGMIN subunit 3-like (The sequence of the model RefSeq protein was modified relative to this genomic sequence to represent the inferred CDS: substituted 3 bases at 3 genomic stop codons), with protein MRGATPCALLGELGYEGADALDLRSLSFRXILNICIXFXNYFVFLRRYEQFVQEGKLLEGEDLDFAYDSISAFVSRPDNQEAVFVAEEGLKDIRDATLAYKAEALQLQRQLRHLHSQFDMLTDQTSTLIQGRWARVAAKSTVNGHLTSIDNSLSARNLQMNAVLGRMASTAQELAHYHSGDGDGIYLAYSDFHPYLIGDSSCIKELNQWFAKQLDTCCFHLGRKFSQYCCNLFFRNPSKLRARLPAFSRSSALKVNCNTLFQLCFFFFFWNNFKITIYQNKNKIQISSIHISQVHLREFYLVSIENLLDKILKSCFLLSSLVNFLWTYLLHYLFCFLPVSLLYTSRTRVAPFKNLLILCSFGTSERQWVEAQVDNAKQQAILMALKSQVSSDEAHIHLDLHSLRRKHAELVGELSNSYPKEEKLLFETIPGLCWQLAQLQNTYILQSDYDLKVMRQEYYINRQKAFISHLVNQLARHQFLKMACQLEKKNMLGAYSLLKVIESEVHFNSKFAAIAICVFDNRTTYSDPTSMASLLSLEFLLLRLFPFLLVFIFPLYGILCFMCTSKSQSRRSEH; from the exons ATGAGAGGGGCAACTCCGTGCGCTCTGTTGGGTGAATTAGGGTACGAAGGGGCGGACGCATTGGACCTTCGTTCATTGTCATTTCGTTGAATTTTGAATATTTGTATATAAttctaaaattattttgtttttttgcgtAGATATGAGCAATTTGTACAGGAGGGGAAGCTATTAGAG GGAGAGGATTTGGACTTTGCTTACGATAGCATTTCGGCCTTTGTTTCCAGGCCAGACAACCAGGAGGCAGTTTTCGTAGCCGAGGAGGGACTCAAAGATATCCG GGATGCAACTTTGGCCTATAAAGCTGAAGCTTTACAGTTGCAGAGACAGCTTAGGCATCTGCATTCCCAATTCGACATGCTTACTGATCAGACTTCTACTCTGATCCAAGGGAGATGGGCACGAGTTGCTGCAAAATCTACTGTCAATGGACATCTGACAAGTATAGACAATAGCCTCTCTGCAAGAAATTTGCAG ATGAATGCAGTTCTTGGAAGGATGGCTTCTACAGCACAAGAGTTGGCCCATTATCATTCTGGGGATGG GGATGGCATCTATTTAGCTTACTCAGACTTTCATCCGTACTTAATTGGAGATTCATCTTGTATCAAGGAGCTAAATCAGTGGTTTGCCAAGCAGTTAGACACG TGTTGCTTTCACTTAGGACGGAAATTTAGCCAGTATTGCTGCAACTTATTTTTCAGAAATCCATCCAAACTTCGTGCCAGGCTGCCGGCTTTTTCTAGATCCTCTGCTTTGAAAGTAAATTGTAATACTCTGTTccaattgtgtttttttttttttttttggaataatTTCAAGATCACtatttatcaaaataaaaacaaaattcagaTTTCTAGTATTCATATATCACAAGTTCATCTCAGGGAATTCTATCTTGTTAGTATTGAAAATCTTCTGGATAAGATCTTGAAATCATGTTTTTTACTCTCATCTCTTGTGAATTTCTTGTGGACCTATCTATTACACTATCTTTTTTGCTTCTTGCCGGTTTCTCTATTGTATACTTCACGTACTAGAGTTGCACCTTTTAAGAATTTACTA ATATTGTGCAGTTTTGGGACAAGTGAAAGACAATGGGTGGAAGCTCAAGTTGACAATGCTAAGCAGCAAGCAATTCTAATGGCACTTAAATCTCAAGTATCATCAGATGAAGCTCACATCCATCTTGATCTTCATTCCCTTAG GAGAAAGCATGCAGAACTCGTTGGAGAACTATCAAATTCTTATCCCAAGGAGGAGAAATTATTATTTGAG ACTATTCCGGGTCTTTGTTGGCAGCTGGCTCAACTCCAAAACACGTACATATTGCAAA GTGATTATGACTTAAAGGTCATGCGACAAGAATATTACATTAACCGGCAGAAAGCG TTTATAAGTCATCTTGTTAATCAGCTTGCAAGGCATCAGTTCTTAAAAATGGCTtgtcagttggaaaagaaaaatatgctCGGAGCATACTCCTTGCTGAAAGTTATTGAATCAGAG GTGCACTTTAATTCAAAGTTTGCAGCAATTGCTATATGCGTCTTCGACAACCGCACAACCTACAGTGACCCCACGAGTATGGCATCACTATTAAGCCTTGAGTTCTTATTGCTTCGTTTGTTTCCATTTTTACTGGTATTCATTTTTCCCTTGTATGGTATTCTATGCTTCATGTGCACGTCAAAGTCACAAAGTAGAAGATCTGAACATTGA
- the LOC126622707 gene encoding uncharacterized protein LOC126622707 — MLPAWRGRRHPTPLSMAMRKQEEKSEGWIVDGEIHEIGDHVPPRERFVIPRDNITNKRRKRPRDQFMRRSRLVLKEAEHEPWCKRYMELYQELRENWERVYWDEGHSKKIAQDHANYESAEDDDHDFSPYGNKRFHPEPYKDNGFGSRQGDTWEKVNQIRDKFEYDRERRMREKGFAPMSGEASPYFHDMNSRRQPNLQNLNSRRQPNVHDMNSRRQPFDAQRYFSDSGRERRRTTNGLCTYICTRQEAWKGAAFPFHLFLNCHCDDFWYLYYYLQPVAYSCSGWHV; from the exons ATGCTTCCAGCCTGGCGCGGCCGCCGCCACCCGACTCCCCTGTCCATGGCCATGCGGAAGCAAGAGGAGAAGTCCGAGGGGTGGATTGTCGACGGCGAAATCCACGAGATCGGCGATCATGTGCCTCCACGTGAGCGGTTCGTCATTCCCAGGGACAACATCACCAACAAGCGCCGCAAGCGG CCCAGAGACCAGTTCATGCGCCGCAGTCGCCTCGTCCTCAAGGAAGCG GAACACGAGCCTTGGTGCAAAAGATACATGGAGCTTTACCAGGAGCTTAGGGAAAATTGGGAGAGGGTGTATTGGGACGAGGGTCATTCCAAAAAAATTGCTCAGGATCATGCAAATTATGAATCCGCCGAGGACGATGATCACGATTTCTCTCCGTATGG GAACAAGCGGTTCCATCCTGAGCCATATAAG GACAATGGTTTTGGAAGTAGGCAAGGGGATACCTGGGAAAAGGTCAACCAGATTCGGGATAAATTTGAGTATGACAGAGAAAggagaatgagagagaaag GATTTGCACCCATGTCTGGAGAAGCTTCTCCTTACTTCCATGATATGAATTCCCGGAGGCAGCCTAACTTGCAAAATCTGAACTCTCGGAGACAGCCTAACGTCCATGATATGAACTCGCGGAGACAGCCATTTGATGCCCAGAGATACTTCTCGGATTCGGGAAGAGAGCGAAGAAGAACTACTAATGGTCTATGTACTTATATATGTACACGACAAGAGGCTTGGAAAGGCGCAGCATTTCCATTCCATCTCTTCCTCAACTGTCACTGTGATGACTTCTGGTATCTATACTACTACCTACAACCGGTAGCTTATTCTTGTAGCGGTTGGCACGTTTGA